A section of the Oncorhynchus nerka isolate Pitt River linkage group LG3, Oner_Uvic_2.0, whole genome shotgun sequence genome encodes:
- the LOC115106604 gene encoding calcium homeostasis modulator protein 5-like: MDNFQTVLRFFMNQKATIGYSFMALLTIGGERIFSMVSFQCPCNHDQNFAYGLTFLLGPGLVLLVLGLFFSSRLWRLYTGCCLNPVKLCPGGNCFTCLKVFVKIFFGACVAPIMWLCVALLNGTFYECAVSGLDNNLVLDMFCKNRTLMCREELARVPCSKSKLPSDLNMELLLMFRAQSQILGWCIIIISAVLGLLGTCYTNCRSKVSYLQLTFWKHYVEKEKEQFDTFSMEYASKLAERNLKSFFENREPEIFPFPNHKAWEEISGLYTFSKSEQYYSTLQRYVERDDQRLLP, from the exons ATGGATAACTTCCAGACCGTCCTGCGCTTTTTCATGAACCAGAAGGCCACCATTGGCTACAGCTTCATGGCCCTCCTGACCATCGGGGGAGAGCGGATCTTCTCCATGGTCTCCTTCCAGTGCCCCTGCAACCACGACCAGAACTTTGCATACGGCCTGACCTTCCTGTTGGGCCCAGGCCTGGTGCTTCTGGTGCTGGGTCTTTTCTTCAGCAGCAGGCTGTGGCGCCTCTACACTGGCTGTTGCCTCAACCCCGTTAAGCTCTGCCCCGGTGGCAACTGTTTCACCTGCCTCAAGGTGTTTGTCAAAATCTTCTTCGGTGCCTGTGTGGCCCCTATCATGTGGCTGTGTGTGGCACTGTTGAACGGGACCTTCTACGAGTGTGCTGTCAGTGGGCTGGATAATAACCTGGTGCTGGATATGTTCTGTAAGAACAGGACTTTGATGTGCCGGGAGGAGCTGGCCCGTGTGCCCTGCAGCAAGtccaagctgcccagtgacttgAACATGGAACTGTTGCTTATGTTCCGGGCTCAGTCACAG ATACTGGGCTGGTGTATCATCATCATTTCAGCCGTTCTAGGGCTCCTCGGGACCTGCTACACCAACTGCCGCTCGAAGGTGAGCTACCTGCAGCTCACCTTCTGGAAGCACTACGTAGAAAAGGAGAAGGAGCAGTTCGACACATTCTCTATGGAGTACGCATCCAAGCTGGCCGAGAGGAACCTGAAGAGCTTTTTTGAGAACCGTGAACCGGAAATATTCCCTTTCCCCAACCACAAGGCCTGGGAGGAGATCTCAGGCCTCTACACCTTCTCCAAGAGTGAGCAGTACTACAGCACCCTGCAGAGGTATGTGGAGCGTGATGACCAGAGACTACTGCCCTGA